A genomic region of Pseudomonas abietaniphila contains the following coding sequences:
- a CDS encoding LysR family transcriptional regulator — protein MDVIDLKVVEAVARHGSMNKAAVELNTVQSNVSSRIRSLEDELGVSLFQRSAKGVQITPAGRRVLPYAARLSKLLADASAAARDDGTPAGVLEIGTLETTLALRLPLLIARFAKAWPDVRPLVRTGTTNSLIQDVIECKLEGAFVAGPVSHPELHTETVFHEELVLVTSRAVRSLDAVRTIAHLKTVVFRVGCSYRQRLDALLASMGLQVPEPLEFGSIDGIIACVSAGVGITLLPRGVVADAWQEGRVAVHELPPAFSQVETVFVRRIDSHFSSALATFLDSVHQENGGRLQNVRQLA, from the coding sequence GTGGACGTCATCGATCTGAAAGTCGTGGAAGCCGTCGCCCGCCACGGCAGCATGAACAAGGCCGCCGTCGAGCTGAACACCGTGCAGTCGAATGTCTCTTCGAGAATTCGCTCGCTGGAAGACGAACTCGGGGTTTCGCTGTTTCAGCGCAGCGCCAAGGGTGTGCAGATCACCCCGGCCGGTCGGCGCGTGCTGCCCTATGCCGCGAGGCTGTCGAAGCTTCTTGCCGATGCATCGGCCGCTGCTCGCGACGACGGCACGCCGGCCGGCGTGCTGGAAATCGGCACGCTGGAAACCACCCTCGCCCTTCGCTTGCCGCTGTTGATCGCCCGCTTCGCCAAGGCCTGGCCGGACGTTCGGCCATTGGTGCGAACAGGCACCACCAACAGCCTGATTCAGGATGTCATCGAATGTAAGCTCGAAGGTGCGTTCGTCGCAGGCCCGGTCAGTCATCCGGAGTTGCACACCGAAACTGTCTTCCACGAGGAGTTGGTGCTTGTCACCTCCCGTGCAGTTCGCTCGCTGGACGCCGTCCGCACCATAGCCCATCTGAAAACCGTGGTGTTTCGTGTCGGCTGTTCCTATCGGCAGCGCCTGGACGCATTACTGGCGAGTATGGGCCTGCAGGTGCCGGAGCCACTTGAGTTCGGCTCCATCGACGGCATTATTGCCTGTGTCTCGGCGGGCGTGGGCATCACGCTCCTTCCCCGAGGCGTTGTCGCAGACGCTTGGCAGGAAGGCCGGGTCGCCGTGCATGAACTGCCTCCGGCTTTTTCCCAGGTTGAAACGGTGTTCGTTCGGCGCATCGACAGCCATTTCTCCAGCGCACTAGCGACCTTTCTCGACAGCGTGCATCAGGAAAATGGTGGGCGTCTGCAGAACGTCAGGCAGCTCGCGTGA
- a CDS encoding DUF4917 family protein: MEFTDFDAELADWHQLQTAHPCSGLLLGNGASLAVWKNFAYDSLFELAQTTRNKPLSATELALFKSMETENFEPVLSGLKVAMRVNAALTISSSSPRNRYFAIKEALIHGIRSAHIPWRLMAPSTIAHISQALSQYATVYSTNYDLLAYWAVMHGAQPFDDLFDEDAVFNLHRTTSHATRILYLHGGMHLVKNFDGTARKLMSSESTLLGSFAVNALEDVPLFVCEGRSSDKMKIIRGSDYLSFCHAQLAQHQGSLCIFGHSLGKQDRHILDAVLQARPTTLAISILPRSEAFIQHQKRHYSALFEGQNIELKFFDAKTHPLGNPEFSVPVARLKEALELKKG; this comes from the coding sequence ATGGAATTCACGGATTTTGACGCTGAACTTGCCGACTGGCATCAACTGCAAACCGCTCACCCGTGTTCAGGTTTGCTGTTGGGCAACGGTGCGAGCCTCGCGGTGTGGAAGAACTTCGCTTACGACTCGCTGTTCGAGCTGGCGCAAACCACCCGGAACAAGCCGCTGAGCGCGACCGAGCTTGCGCTGTTCAAGTCCATGGAAACCGAGAACTTCGAGCCCGTCCTCAGCGGCCTCAAAGTGGCGATGCGGGTGAATGCTGCGCTGACGATCAGTTCGTCTTCGCCACGCAACCGTTACTTCGCGATCAAGGAAGCGCTCATCCATGGCATTCGCTCGGCGCACATTCCGTGGCGTTTGATGGCGCCTTCGACCATTGCACACATCAGTCAGGCGCTGAGTCAGTACGCGACGGTCTACTCCACCAACTATGACCTCCTCGCCTATTGGGCGGTGATGCATGGCGCACAGCCGTTTGACGATCTGTTCGATGAGGACGCGGTCTTTAACCTGCACCGGACCACCAGCCACGCTACCCGCATCCTGTATCTGCATGGCGGCATGCACCTGGTGAAAAACTTCGACGGCACGGCGCGCAAGCTGATGTCTTCTGAAAGCACGTTGCTTGGCAGTTTTGCCGTCAATGCGCTGGAAGATGTTCCGCTGTTCGTCTGCGAGGGGCGTAGCAGCGACAAGATGAAAATCATCCGAGGCTCGGATTACCTCTCGTTCTGTCACGCCCAACTGGCGCAACACCAGGGCTCGCTGTGCATCTTCGGGCATTCCCTTGGCAAACAGGACCGACACATCCTCGACGCCGTGCTGCAAGCCAGACCGACAACCCTCGCCATCTCGATCCTTCCGCGCAGCGAAGCGTTCATCCAGCATCAGAAGCGGCACTACAGTGCGTTGTTCGAAGGACAGAACATCGAGTTGAAGTTCTTCGACGCCAAAACGCATCCGCTGGGCAATCCCGAGTTTTCGGTGCCGGTGGCGCGGTTGAAGGAAGCGTTGGAGCTTAAGAAGGGCTGA
- a CDS encoding DUF2442 domain-containing protein, with product MASKLRIAGVQPVAGKHALTVEWSNGKRHIVDLSDVLDQFPILSPLKDLELFSRATVGEWGFDVTWGDNLELAASTLHRLALEQSGEVMPTRDFKQWMAKNNLSLSAAAVELGFTRRTITAYSSGAALIPKHVALACRGWEYEHR from the coding sequence ATGGCGAGCAAGTTACGTATCGCTGGCGTGCAGCCTGTTGCAGGTAAGCATGCACTGACTGTCGAGTGGAGCAACGGCAAACGGCACATTGTCGATCTGTCGGACGTTCTCGATCAGTTTCCCATCCTCTCGCCCTTGAAAGACCTCGAGTTGTTCAGCAGGGCGACCGTAGGCGAGTGGGGTTTTGATGTCACTTGGGGCGATAATCTTGAATTGGCGGCATCTACGCTCCATCGGCTGGCGTTGGAGCAATCTGGCGAGGTGATGCCAACCCGGGATTTCAAGCAATGGATGGCAAAAAACAACCTGTCGCTGTCAGCTGCGGCGGTCGAGCTTGGTTTTACACGCCGAACCATTACTGCTTATAGCAGCGGCGCGGCGCTCATACCCAAGCATGTGGCGCTGGCGTGCAGAGGTTGGGAATACGAGCATCGCTGA
- a CDS encoding DUF4160 domain-containing protein, translating into MATVQSDRNWKIKIYPDDHAPPHFHVQTPDGESLVQIDGFRVLGKGAEPKALRAALMWARSHSAELWRIWYEQNRRT; encoded by the coding sequence ATGGCTACCGTACAAAGCGACCGCAATTGGAAGATCAAGATTTATCCGGACGACCATGCTCCGCCGCACTTCCATGTGCAGACCCCGGATGGAGAGTCGCTGGTGCAGATCGACGGCTTTAGAGTCCTGGGCAAAGGGGCCGAGCCTAAAGCACTGAGAGCCGCTTTGATGTGGGCCCGATCTCATTCCGCCGAACTCTGGCGGATATGGTACGAGCAAAACCGGAGAACCTGA
- a CDS encoding DMT family transporter: MSSRENTGMVLGLIGVVIFSLTLPMTRIVVQEIHPLLNGLGRALFAAIPAAALLLWRREKWPTRAQFKALMVVALGVIIGFPVLSAWAMKTLPASHGALVNGLQPLLVAIYAAWLSHERPSKAFWLCAAMGSVLVLGYALISGAGNLQAGDLLMVGAVAIGGLGYAEGGRLAKQMGGWQVICWALVISIPVLIIPVGYLASQHEGPISTGAWWAFGYVSLFSQFIGFFAWYAGLAMGGIARVSQIQLVQLFFTMAFSALFFGEHIDPVTWIFAAGVVVTLAIGRKTAVIAPRPVVATRV; encoded by the coding sequence ATGTCCTCTCGCGAAAACACCGGCATGGTCCTCGGACTGATCGGCGTGGTGATCTTCAGTCTGACGCTGCCCATGACCCGCATCGTGGTTCAGGAAATCCATCCTTTGCTCAATGGCCTTGGCCGCGCCTTGTTCGCGGCGATTCCAGCGGCAGCGTTATTGCTGTGGCGGCGGGAGAAATGGCCCACCCGCGCCCAGTTCAAAGCGTTGATGGTGGTCGCGCTGGGCGTGATCATCGGCTTTCCGGTGCTGTCTGCCTGGGCCATGAAAACCCTGCCGGCCTCACACGGTGCGCTGGTCAACGGCCTGCAGCCTTTGCTGGTGGCGATCTATGCGGCATGGCTGTCCCATGAACGCCCTTCAAAAGCATTCTGGCTCTGCGCGGCGATGGGCAGCGTGCTGGTGTTGGGCTACGCGCTGATCAGCGGAGCGGGCAATCTTCAGGCCGGTGACCTGCTGATGGTCGGGGCCGTGGCGATTGGTGGGCTGGGCTACGCCGAAGGCGGGCGCCTTGCCAAGCAGATGGGCGGCTGGCAGGTGATCTGCTGGGCGCTGGTGATTTCGATTCCGGTGTTGATCATCCCGGTCGGCTACCTCGCCTCGCAGCACGAAGGACCGATCTCTACAGGCGCGTGGTGGGCGTTCGGTTACGTGTCGCTGTTCTCGCAATTCATCGGCTTTTTCGCCTGGTATGCGGGCCTTGCCATGGGCGGGATTGCCCGCGTCAGCCAGATCCAGCTGGTTCAGCTGTTCTTCACCATGGCGTTTTCGGCGCTGTTCTTCGGCGAACACATCGACCCGGTCACCTGGATCTTTGCCGCAGGCGTGGTGGTGACGCTGGCCATCGGGCGCAAGACTGCAGTCATCGCGCCCAGACCGGTCGTGGCTACCCGGGTCTAG
- a CDS encoding class I SAM-dependent methyltransferase, which translates to MSVTVANAAPAQDHRAQFLSLLDTCLMQNSLIKLVLAKYVGTEAELQRIIIKPTTIKDQPCLSFVYRYKTRDITKNHPLTEAQALVASLLPESFKNAHLLSLTDEVQLEFSKKGKSTLFRNTSQQQREAPSAEHDREKKRYLELSRPFLTDLGVTNKQHELIPAMSRKWKQINKFIEVFSHALSTSPITLDKPVTVADFGSGKGYLTFAIHDYLRNTLQAEGNVTGVELREDMVTLCNNAAARLEHPGLVFKCGDVRSVAPSELDVMIALHACDIATDYAIHSGIRSGASIIMCSPCCHKQIRLQIQSPTLLKPMLQYGLHMGQQAEMVTDALRALLLEVCGYETKVFEFISLEHTNKNKMILAVKRATPADPAELLAKIQALKTFYGIQEHCLETLLQADHLID; encoded by the coding sequence ATGTCCGTTACTGTCGCCAACGCCGCTCCCGCGCAGGATCACCGCGCCCAGTTCCTGAGCCTGCTCGACACCTGTCTGATGCAGAACTCACTGATCAAGTTGGTGCTGGCCAAGTACGTCGGGACCGAGGCCGAACTGCAACGGATCATCATCAAGCCCACGACGATCAAGGATCAACCTTGTTTGTCGTTCGTGTACCGCTACAAGACCCGCGACATCACCAAGAACCATCCGCTGACCGAGGCGCAAGCGCTGGTCGCCAGTCTGCTGCCCGAATCGTTCAAAAACGCGCATCTGCTGTCGCTCACAGACGAGGTGCAGCTGGAATTCAGCAAGAAGGGCAAAAGCACCTTGTTCCGCAACACCTCACAGCAACAGCGTGAAGCGCCGTCCGCGGAACATGATCGCGAGAAGAAACGCTATCTGGAGCTGAGCCGCCCGTTCCTCACCGACTTGGGCGTGACCAATAAACAGCATGAACTGATTCCGGCGATGTCGCGCAAATGGAAGCAGATCAACAAGTTCATCGAGGTGTTCTCCCACGCGTTGTCGACCTCGCCGATCACCCTCGACAAACCGGTGACCGTGGCCGATTTCGGCTCAGGCAAGGGCTATTTGACGTTTGCCATCCACGACTACCTGCGTAATACCTTGCAGGCTGAAGGCAACGTCACGGGTGTCGAGTTGCGGGAAGACATGGTCACCTTGTGCAACAACGCCGCCGCGCGTCTGGAGCACCCGGGGCTGGTGTTCAAATGCGGGGACGTGCGCTCGGTCGCGCCGAGCGAGCTGGACGTGATGATCGCCCTGCACGCGTGTGACATCGCCACGGATTACGCGATTCACTCCGGTATTCGTTCGGGCGCCTCGATCATCATGTGCTCGCCGTGCTGTCACAAACAGATTCGCCTGCAAATCCAGAGCCCGACGCTGCTCAAGCCGATGCTGCAATACGGTCTGCACATGGGACAGCAGGCTGAGATGGTCACCGATGCGCTGCGTGCGTTGTTGCTGGAAGTGTGTGGCTACGAAACCAAGGTCTTCGAGTTCATCTCGCTGGAGCACACCAACAAGAACAAGATGATCCTGGCCGTCAAACGCGCAACGCCAGCCGATCCTGCGGAACTGCTGGCGAAGATTCAGGCGCTGAAGACGTTTTATGGCATCCAGGAACACTGCCTGGAGACCTTGCTCCAGGCAGACCATCTGATCGACTAG
- a CDS encoding TPM domain-containing protein, with amino-acid sequence MALLTEDEQKQVAQAIEAVERQTDAELVTVLAASADDYAYVPLIWAGLVALLVPGLINFYPGWLNANELLLTQIATFIVVALLCRLPAVTSRLVPGSVRHWRAGSLARRQFLEQNLHATTNGTGVLIFVSEAERYVEIIVDDGIARHVDDMVWRSMVDVFTRQVSEGKILEGFLGCIRSCGEVLSAQVPVTQARNELPNRLVVLD; translated from the coding sequence ATGGCGTTACTCACTGAAGACGAACAGAAGCAGGTTGCTCAGGCCATCGAAGCGGTCGAGCGTCAGACCGACGCTGAACTGGTGACCGTGTTGGCCGCCAGTGCCGACGATTATGCTTACGTCCCCTTGATCTGGGCCGGGCTGGTTGCGCTGCTCGTGCCCGGCCTGATCAACTTTTACCCCGGTTGGCTGAATGCCAACGAGTTGTTGCTGACGCAGATTGCGACATTCATTGTCGTCGCGCTGTTGTGCCGGCTGCCCGCAGTGACCTCACGACTGGTGCCTGGATCGGTGCGGCATTGGCGAGCGGGGAGTCTGGCGCGACGTCAGTTTCTTGAGCAGAACCTGCATGCGACGACGAATGGCACGGGGGTTTTGATCTTCGTCAGTGAGGCCGAGCGTTACGTCGAAATCATCGTCGACGACGGCATCGCCCGTCATGTGGATGACATGGTCTGGCGTTCAATGGTCGATGTGTTCACCCGGCAGGTGAGCGAAGGGAAGATCCTGGAAGGGTTCCTCGGTTGCATTCGTTCGTGCGGTGAAGTGCTGAGCGCGCAGGTGCCCGTGACTCAGGCGCGCAATGAGCTGCCGAACCGTCTGGTGGTGCTGGATTAG
- a CDS encoding TPM domain-containing protein: MLVALLAMSVGVFAQWAQAELKFPALSGQVVDTAGMIDNESKERLSQMLRAHEELTTEQVVVVTLPNLQGSTIEDFGYQLGRFWGIGQKGKDNGALLIVAKDERKVRIEVGYGLEDRLTDAQSSVIINQVITPAFKQGDFVGGISKGTEAIVQVLGGDPLAEPVVGASGGDDVTDWKMSLLFLILFVAFVFINMRWGRALGGLGGGYIGSGGGGGFGSGGSGGGGGMRGGGGSFGGGGASGGW; encoded by the coding sequence ATGCTGGTCGCGTTGCTGGCGATGTCGGTTGGCGTGTTTGCGCAATGGGCTCAGGCCGAGCTGAAGTTTCCAGCGCTGAGTGGTCAGGTCGTCGACACGGCGGGAATGATCGACAACGAGAGCAAGGAGCGGCTGTCCCAGATGCTGCGGGCTCATGAAGAGCTCACCACCGAGCAGGTCGTGGTCGTCACTCTGCCCAATTTGCAGGGTTCGACCATTGAGGACTTTGGCTACCAGTTGGGTCGCTTTTGGGGCATTGGCCAGAAGGGCAAGGACAACGGTGCGTTACTGATCGTCGCCAAGGACGAGCGCAAGGTGCGCATCGAAGTCGGCTATGGTCTGGAAGACCGGCTCACGGACGCACAGTCGTCGGTGATCATCAATCAGGTCATCACGCCGGCGTTCAAGCAGGGTGATTTCGTCGGCGGCATCAGCAAAGGCACCGAAGCCATCGTGCAGGTGCTGGGCGGCGATCCGCTGGCGGAGCCGGTGGTCGGTGCGTCCGGCGGCGACGATGTCACTGACTGGAAAATGAGCCTGCTGTTTCTCATCCTCTTCGTGGCTTTCGTCTTTATCAATATGCGCTGGGGCCGTGCGTTGGGCGGTCTGGGCGGCGGCTACATCGGCTCGGGAGGCGGCGGTGGCTTCGGGTCCGGTGGCTCTGGCGGCGGCGGGGGCATGCGCGGCGGTGGTGGCAGTTTTGGCGGCGGCGGTGCCTCCGGTGGCTGGTAG
- a CDS encoding LemA family protein: MQIERYGHIRGSRYNLSLALLMLLSTLLAGCGINNIPTYDEQVKAAWAQVQNQYQRRADLIPNLVETVKGYAKQEQETLTAVIEARAKATSIQVDANTLNDPAKLKQFQDAQGQLTGALSRLMVVSERYPDLKSNQNFLSLQSQLEGTENRIAVARRDFIAAVEKYNTEIRTFPGRLWHSVMYSDLPIRPNFEATAADADKAPQVKF, encoded by the coding sequence ATGCAAATAGAGCGTTACGGGCATATTCGGGGCAGTCGTTACAATTTGTCACTGGCGTTGCTGATGCTGTTGAGCACGTTGCTGGCCGGTTGCGGCATCAACAATATTCCGACCTATGACGAGCAGGTCAAAGCCGCCTGGGCCCAAGTGCAGAACCAATATCAGCGCCGTGCCGACCTGATCCCCAATCTGGTCGAAACCGTGAAGGGTTATGCCAAGCAGGAGCAGGAGACGCTCACGGCCGTTATCGAGGCCAGGGCCAAGGCCACGTCTATCCAGGTCGATGCCAATACGCTTAACGATCCGGCCAAACTCAAGCAGTTCCAGGATGCGCAAGGTCAGTTGACCGGCGCGTTGAGCCGGCTGATGGTGGTGTCCGAGCGGTATCCGGACCTGAAATCCAACCAGAACTTCCTGTCCCTGCAATCACAGCTCGAAGGCACAGAAAACCGGATTGCCGTGGCACGTCGCGATTTCATCGCTGCGGTCGAGAAGTACAACACCGAAATCCGGACCTTTCCTGGCCGTCTCTGGCATTCGGTGATGTACAGCGATTTGCCGATCCGGCCTAACTTCGAAGCCACCGCTGCAGACGCTGACAAAGCGCCGCAAGTGAAATTCTGA
- the bglX gene encoding beta-glucosidase BglX encodes MNKLCLLSLVIGLASQSAWAETATSPASNLSTLQAKNAFISNLMKQMTLDEKIGQLRLISIGPEMPKSEIVKEIAAGRIGGTFNSVLLPDNRAMQDAAVAHSRMKIPMFFAYDVIHGQRTIFPISLGLASTWDMDAVTRAGRVSAIEAAADGVDMTFAPMVDITRDARWGRSSEGFGEDTYLVSRLSATMTRAFQGTSTQAPNSIMAAVKHFALYGAVEGGRDYNTVDMSPVRMQQDYLPPYRAAIDAGAGGVMVALNSVNGVPSTANAWLLQDVLRKDWGFKGVTVSDHGAIKELIDHGVAKDFREAAKLAIKAGVDLSMNDKAYGEELPALVKNGEVSIKEVDNAVREVLGAKWEMGLFANPYLRIGAAVDDPVDRDAENRLHRTEARDVARRSMVLLKNDHNTLPLKKEGTIAIVGPLAKSSLDMLGSWSAAGLARQTVSAYDGLANAIGDKAKILYAAGTNVTDNQEAITYLDKMDDQIHIDGRPEQDMIDEAVKVAQQSDVVVAVVGESRNMSHEAASRVDLVLPGRQRDLIKALKATGKPLVIVLMNGRPLALGEENKLADAMLETWFLGTEGGNALADVLFGDYNPSGKLPMTFPRSVGQVPAYYNHLNTGRPYRENDSNYTSNYFEEPTSPLFPFGYGLSYTQFSVSDIVLSVNKMTRKDKLTATVQVKNIGKVAGETVVQLYLRDVAASLSRPVKELKNFQKIMLKPGEEKAVTFTLTEEDLKFFNPSLKYAAEAGDFKLMIGLDSRDVKETTFTLL; translated from the coding sequence ATGAATAAGCTGTGTTTACTGAGTCTAGTCATCGGTTTGGCCAGTCAGTCCGCCTGGGCCGAGACCGCAACCAGCCCCGCCAGTAACCTGTCCACGTTACAAGCCAAGAATGCATTCATCTCCAACCTGATGAAGCAGATGACCCTCGACGAGAAGATCGGTCAGTTGCGCCTCATCAGCATCGGGCCGGAAATGCCGAAGTCGGAAATCGTCAAGGAAATCGCCGCAGGTAGAATCGGCGGCACCTTCAACTCCGTGCTATTGCCCGATAACCGCGCCATGCAAGACGCCGCCGTCGCCCACAGCCGTATGAAGATCCCGATGTTCTTCGCCTACGACGTGATCCACGGCCAGCGCACCATCTTCCCGATCAGCCTGGGCCTTGCGTCGACCTGGGACATGGACGCCGTGACGCGCGCCGGTCGCGTTTCCGCGATCGAGGCCGCTGCCGATGGCGTAGACATGACCTTCGCGCCGATGGTCGACATCACCCGTGATGCCCGTTGGGGCCGCAGCTCCGAAGGCTTCGGCGAGGACACGTATCTCGTTTCGCGCCTATCGGCGACGATGACCCGCGCGTTCCAGGGCACCAGCACACAAGCACCGAACAGCATCATGGCCGCCGTCAAACACTTCGCCCTTTACGGTGCAGTGGAAGGCGGCCGCGACTACAACACCGTGGACATGAGCCCGGTGCGTATGCAGCAGGACTACCTCCCGCCGTACCGCGCCGCGATCGATGCGGGCGCAGGCGGTGTAATGGTCGCGCTGAACTCCGTCAACGGCGTGCCTTCGACCGCCAACGCCTGGCTGCTGCAGGACGTGCTGCGCAAAGACTGGGGCTTCAAGGGCGTCACCGTCAGCGACCACGGCGCCATCAAGGAGCTGATCGACCACGGCGTGGCCAAGGACTTCCGCGAAGCCGCGAAGCTGGCGATCAAGGCCGGTGTCGACCTCAGCATGAACGACAAGGCGTACGGCGAAGAACTCCCTGCGCTGGTCAAGAACGGCGAAGTGTCGATCAAGGAAGTCGACAATGCCGTGCGTGAAGTGCTCGGCGCGAAGTGGGAAATGGGCCTGTTCGCCAACCCTTACCTGCGCATCGGCGCGGCCGTCGACGATCCGGTCGATCGCGATGCCGAAAACCGCCTCCACCGCACCGAGGCCCGCGATGTCGCGCGCCGCAGCATGGTCTTGTTGAAGAACGACCACAACACTCTGCCTCTGAAGAAAGAAGGCACCATTGCCATTGTCGGCCCGCTGGCCAAAAGCTCGCTGGACATGCTGGGCAGCTGGTCTGCCGCAGGTCTGGCGCGTCAGACGGTTAGCGCTTACGACGGTCTGGCCAATGCCATCGGCGACAAAGCGAAGATTCTCTACGCCGCCGGCACCAACGTGACCGACAACCAGGAAGCAATCACCTACCTGGACAAGATGGACGACCAGATTCACATCGACGGCCGTCCCGAGCAGGACATGATCGACGAAGCGGTCAAGGTCGCTCAGCAGTCGGACGTGGTCGTGGCCGTGGTCGGCGAATCACGCAACATGTCGCACGAAGCCGCGAGCCGTGTGGACTTGGTGCTTCCAGGTCGTCAGCGCGATTTGATCAAGGCGCTGAAAGCCACGGGCAAGCCGCTGGTCATCGTGCTGATGAATGGCCGGCCGCTGGCGCTGGGCGAGGAAAACAAGCTGGCCGATGCGATGCTTGAAACCTGGTTCCTGGGCACCGAAGGCGGTAACGCGCTGGCCGACGTGCTGTTCGGTGATTACAACCCGTCGGGCAAACTGCCGATGACGTTCCCGCGTTCGGTGGGCCAGGTCCCTGCCTACTACAACCACCTGAACACCGGTCGTCCGTATCGCGAGAATGACTCGAACTACACCTCGAACTACTTCGAAGAGCCGACCAGCCCGCTATTCCCGTTTGGTTACGGCCTGAGCTACACCCAGTTCAGCGTCTCGGACATCGTGCTGTCGGTCAACAAGATGACCCGCAAAGACAAACTGACCGCCACTGTTCAAGTGAAGAACATCGGCAAGGTCGCGGGCGAAACCGTGGTTCAGCTGTACCTGCGCGATGTCGCTGCGTCCCTCAGCCGTCCAGTGAAAGAGCTGAAGAACTTCCAGAAGATCATGCTCAAGCCCGGCGAAGAAAAAGCCGTGACCTTTACCCTGACCGAGGAAGATCTGAAGTTCTTCAATCCGTCGCTCAAGTACGCAGCTGAAGCGGGCGATTTCAAGCTGATGATCGGCCTGGATTCCAGGGACGTGAAGGAAACGACGTTCACTCTGCTTTAA